The Archangium primigenium genomic interval GGAGCCATCGGGAGTAATCAACGCATGAAGGGCGGTGGTGAATTCTAGCTTTTCCTCGTGCTGAAAGACAAGCGGAAGTGATTGACTCTTCATGGGCCAAAGGCGAGCGGATCCGTCATCGGAGACGGTCAGGACATGATCGCCATCGGGCGTGAAGGTTGCGGAGGCCACCGCGCTCTTATGCCCCTTGAGATCAAGTGAAGGACCAGTTCCGTACATAGGCCTCACGCTGGCGATTCCTTCGGATGCCGCGATGACGACAGAGGTACCCGCTGGACTGAACTCGGCGGAGTTCAGAACGTTCGTGTATCCCGCGAAGAGACGCGGGGCCCTCTCCGGTTCGGAGGTTCGCCAGAGTTGGGCCACGCCATCGTTGGACGCCACGAGGATGAGAGAGCCATCAGGACTGAAACTGGCGGATGTCGCCGTTCCCGTGTGTCCTCTGAGTGGACGGGGGGCTTCGTTCTTCTCCAGGTTCCAGAGAAGAACGGTTTCGTCATCGGAGCCGGTCAAGAGCTTTTTGCCATCGGGACTGAATGTGGCGAGGTTGATTGAATCCTTATGGCCTTTGAGCCTGCGGGGATTCGTGTCTGGACTGTAGGTATGCCAGAGACGTGCATTCTTGTCTTCCAGCGTGAGAACGAGAGCACCGTCGGGACTGAAGAGCGCGGAGGTCATCTCGTTGTTGGTTTGAAGGACACGCGGAGGGTGCTTCGTGTCCCCTACCTGCCACAGGCGCGCGGTACCATCGTCCGAGGCGGAGAGCGCAAGTGAACCATCGCGATTGAAGGTGGCCGAGTTCACTGTCCACCCAAGGTGCCCGGAGAAGGATTCCAACCGCTGACCCGAGCCATCCAAACTGAAGAGATGGAGGGTGCCATCCGAAGCGGCGGTGAGGATTTCCGAGCCGTTGGGGCTGAGGGCGGGGGGCATGTTCGAGTCCGCGGGGGTCGAGAAGAACGGTGTGCCCGCGCCTCGAAGACGCCAGAGGCGTGCGGTTCTATCCTCGGAAGCCGTGAGGATGCTGGATCCATCGGGACTGAAACGGGCGGTGCTCACCCAATCCGTATGGCCGTGGAGGATGAGGGGCTGCTCCATGCCATCCGTGCGCCAGAGCCGGGCCGTTCCATCGGCGGAGGACGTGAGGATGAAGGAGCCATCGGGACTGAACGTGGCGGAGGTCACCCAATTGGAATGTCCCGAGAGTACGCGCGGCGGATCCTGACCCTCGGAGTTCCAGAGGCGAGCGGTGTTGTCACTCGACGCGGTGAGGAAGGAATGACCGTCTTGACTGAAAGCGACCGAGTTCACATCGGCCGAATGGCCTTTGAAGACACGTGGCTCCGCAACACCAAGAGTCCAAAGGCGAACGGAGTGCGTGGTGGGGTAACTTAAACTGGAGGAGCCCGTGAGGACGGATTTCCCATCGGGACTGAACGTGGCACAGTTCACCGCTTCATCACTGTTGAACTCGTCCTTGTGGTCGAGCCTGTCAAGAATATCTCCATTCAGGTTCCAGACCCGCGCGGTACCGTCGTTGGACGCGGTGAGGATTCGTAGTCCATCCGTGCTGAAGAGGGCGACGTTCACCTGATCTTCATGACCCCCGAGGCGGAGCGGCGGTTGATCGGGAGCGCTTGTTCTCCAGAGATAGACTGACCCATAAGCATTCGCGATGAGAATGAGGGCGCTATCTGGACTGAACGTAGCGGCCGTCAAGGGAACGGGATCATTTTTGTTGAAATCCGGCCCCTTGAGGACAATAGCAGGTACGTGCTCTTTCTGCGCATCCCAGAGTCGCGCCGTTCCATCGTACGACGCGGTGAGGATGCGGGAGCCGTTGGGACTGAAGGTGGCGAAAGACACGGCATCTTCATGACCCGTGAGGATGCGGGGTTCTCCCTCTCCATCCGCCCTCCAGAGTCGCGCGGTTCCATCAGCCGAGCTTGTGAGGATATGTGAGCCATCGGGGCTGTAGCTGATTCCCTCGACGCTCGAGGTGTGGCCACTGAAGATGGCATTGCTGATGAGCCGTTGACTGATCTGCGACGCGCTCTGCAACCACTCTTTGTCCGACGCACCGTCTACCGTCTTGATCTCGCGCAGGACCAGCATGGCCTGGGTGGGACTCTTGTCAAGGAGCACCTTCGCATTGGACAATTGGAGATTGATCCCGACCAGCCTTGCTTGCCTGCGTGCCTCCTCGGCGTTCGTCGTGGCGAGATCCTGCTGTTCGAGCGCCCGTCGTGCATTGGCCTCGGCGGCCTCCCGCAGCCGCTGCGCCTCTTGGGCATTGGTCATGGCGAGCCATTGTTGTGCCTGGGCTTCCTGGAAATTCAGCTCGGCGGCCTCCTGCTGCTGCCGCGCCTCCTTGGCATTGGCCGTGGCGGCCTCCTGTTGCCGCTGCGCCTCCTTGGCATTGACCTCCGCCATTTCTTGCTGCCTGCCTGCTTCCTGGGCATAGGCCTCGGACGCGGACTTCTGGGCAAGCGCCTCCTGGGCATTGGCCTCGGCGATCCGTTGCTGCGCGGCGGCCTCCTGGGCGTTGTGCTCGGCGGCCTCCCGCTGGCGCCGGGCCTCCCGGGCATTCTCCTCTGCACGCTGCTTCTGGAGCCGGGACTCTTGGGCATTGGCCTCCGCGAGCCGCTGCTTCTCGAGCGCTTCGCGGGCGTTGTGCTCGGCGGACCGCCGCTGCCGCTGGGCCTCCTCGTAATTGCTGACGGCGTTCTTCTTCTGCGCCTTGGCGTCCTGCGCGTTTTCCTGGGCGACGGCCTGCTGCAGATGGGACTCCCATGCGTGCTGTACGGCCTTCTCCCGCTGCTGGCTGGCCTCCTGGGCGTTGGTCTCGGCGAGCTGTTGCTGTTCGAGCGCCTTGTGGGCATTGGCGCTGGCCGCCCGGGCCTGTAGCAGCGCCAGCACCGTGAGGAGCACGAGGGCGATGACCACCGTACACGCCATCGAGGAGCGCCGGGTGCGGAGCACACGCCGTCGCCGCGCACTGGCCCGGAGGAAGCCGCTCTCCACGGCGTTGAAGCCCAGGGCGGCATCGGGCCGGTCCTCGGGCGACACCGTGGACAGGGCCAGGGGTTCATCGGTGCGGCGCAGGGCGGCGGGCGCGAGGCCCAGTTGCGCCATGCGTCCATCCGCCCACAGGAAGTCATGACTCTGGCGATGGCGCTGCCACTCGGCCGCGGCATGGGACACACGCCGCAGCAACAGCAACTCACGGCTCGAGTGGCGGGCCCAATCGTGGAGCCGTGGCCAGGCGGACAGGAGGGCGTCGTGGGCGGGCTCGACGCACGGGCCGCCATCGTCGCTGGCCACGATCAGGCGGCAGCCTTCCAGCGTGCTCAGGACCCGACGGACGCGCTCATTCTCCTCGGCATGGCCGTAATCCAGCTCGGCGCGCGGGACCCGGCGGCGCGCCAGCTCTCCTCCCTCCAGGGACACCATGCGCAGCAGCACGTTGCGCAGGGTGTGTTGGAAGGCGGGGAGCTCTCCCGGGCGGAGCGCCGGCAGGGGGGCTTGTTCGGCGGATGCGAGCGGGGGCGTCCCGGAGAAGATGAGCTCCGCCCGGCGCTGGAGCGCGCCCGCGATGCCGCCCCCAATCCGGCGGTAGTCCTCGAAGGTCAGGGTGCGATCACTCCGGCCGCTCGCGAGGTAGCCATCGAACAGCTCGCTGAGCGCCACGGAGAGCAAGGGCAGCGCTCCGGGCATCTGCTCGACGTCATCCAGCAGGTGCTCGACGAGCCCGGGCTCGAAGAAGAGGACACAGGCCTCCGCGGGCTTCTCGATACAGAGGCGCAGCTCGTCCCGGTTCATGGGAGGCAGGGGGCGCCGGTTCGCGTGCCATTGCTCGGAGGACAGGCCCGAGGGTCGCATCAGGGAGAGGAAATGGGGCTCGAAGTCCGAGCGGAGCAGCCACAGCAGGCGCAGCCGGGGATGGGCGAGCTGGAGCAGGCCACTCAGGGCCCGGAGGAAGGCCTGACGCTGGGCGTCGTCGGGGCAGGTGGTGACGAGCTCCTCGAGGGGATCGACGACGAGAAGAAGCGAGAGGTCGCCGTGGTGGATGAGGAAGGCGCGGACGCACTCGGCGGCGGCGTGGGGCTGGGTGAGGAGGTTCGCGGCCGAGGGGGAAGGCTGCCCGGGCCGCAGCGAGGCGAGCCAGGCGGCCAGCGCGGCGAGGGGCTGGGTGCTCGGTCGCAGGGAGGGGGGAACCCTCCACGCCGGGTCGTCGCTCAATCGGGGCAGCAGCGCCGCGTGGACCGTGCTGGACTTGCCGATGCCGGAAGGGCCGCACAGCACCAGGAGGGGACGGGCGCGCAGGTGCTCCATCAGCGCATCGACGAAGCGCTCGCGGCCGAAGAAGAGGTGGCGGTGGGCCGAGGAGAAGGGACGCAGGCCCAGGTAGGGGTTGGAGCGTCGGGAGAGAGGCGCCGCCAGGGGCAGGGCGGGGAAGGCCTCCGCGAGGAGGAAGAGGAACTCGCCACTGTCGTGCCAGTCCAGGGGCCAGAGCGCGGGGGTCTGCTGTCCATACGCGGGCAGCAGCTCGACCAGCCTGTCGCGCAGGAAGGTCGAGAGCTCGGAGGCGGTTAGCAGGCCGTCCTGATTGGTGTCCGCGGGGGAGGGGAATTGGAGGGCTTGAAGCAACGCCAGCGCGAAGGGTGAGTGGCGCCCGTCCCCGAGCGACTCCTGGGAGGGTTTGGACAGGAGTCTGTCGGAGGCCAGCT includes:
- a CDS encoding caspase family protein — encoded protein: MESALLCPPMRCSDFSSVPPDFERGLAIVIGVNTYTHGIPPLFNAVRDAEAVAATLEGQGFEVMRLLDEAASLAALTELLTRDLPSLQPPPDRLLIYFAGHGLAHTDDEHRIAGFLLPADARREDPSSYWPMASLRQALRELPCRHLLLILDCCFAGAFPHSTSRDLRAPDAPAPLFLERFRHFSSRRSFQLLLSTAHDELASDRLLSKPSQESLGDGRHSPFALALLQALQFPSPADTNQDGLLTASELSTFLRDRLVELLPAYGQQTPALWPLDWHDSGEFLFLLAEAFPALPLAAPLSRRSNPYLGLRPFSSAHRHLFFGRERFVDALMEHLRARPLLVLCGPSGIGKSSTVHAALLPRLSDDPAWRVPPSLRPSTQPLAALAAWLASLRPGQPSPSAANLLTQPHAAAECVRAFLIHHGDLSLLLVVDPLEELVTTCPDDAQRQAFLRALSGLLQLAHPRLRLLWLLRSDFEPHFLSLMRPSGLSSEQWHANRRPLPPMNRDELRLCIEKPAEACVLFFEPGLVEHLLDDVEQMPGALPLLSVALSELFDGYLASGRSDRTLTFEDYRRIGGGIAGALQRRAELIFSGTPPLASAEQAPLPALRPGELPAFQHTLRNVLLRMVSLEGGELARRRVPRAELDYGHAEENERVRRVLSTLEGCRLIVASDDGGPCVEPAHDALLSAWPRLHDWARHSSRELLLLRRVSHAAAEWQRHRQSHDFLWADGRMAQLGLAPAALRRTDEPLALSTVSPEDRPDAALGFNAVESGFLRASARRRRVLRTRRSSMACTVVIALVLLTVLALLQARAASANAHKALEQQQLAETNAQEASQQREKAVQHAWESHLQQAVAQENAQDAKAQKKNAVSNYEEAQRQRRSAEHNAREALEKQRLAEANAQESRLQKQRAEENAREARRQREAAEHNAQEAAAQQRIAEANAQEALAQKSASEAYAQEAGRQQEMAEVNAKEAQRQQEAATANAKEARQQQEAAELNFQEAQAQQWLAMTNAQEAQRLREAAEANARRALEQQDLATTNAEEARRQARLVGINLQLSNAKVLLDKSPTQAMLVLREIKTVDGASDKEWLQSASQISQRLISNAIFSGHTSSVEGISYSPDGSHILTSSADGTARLWRADGEGEPRILTGHEDAVSFATFSPNGSRILTASYDGTARLWDAQKEHVPAIVLKGPDFNKNDPVPLTAATFSPDSALILIANAYGSVYLWRTSAPDQPPLRLGGHEDQVNVALFSTDGLRILTASNDGTARVWNLNGDILDRLDHKDEFNSDEAVNCATFSPDGKSVLTGSSSLSYPTTHSVRLWTLGVAEPRVFKGHSADVNSVAFSQDGHSFLTASSDNTARLWNSEGQDPPRVLSGHSNWVTSATFSPDGSFILTSSADGTARLWRTDGMEQPLILHGHTDWVSTARFSPDGSSILTASEDRTARLWRLRGAGTPFFSTPADSNMPPALSPNGSEILTAASDGTLHLFSLDGSGQRLESFSGHLGWTVNSATFNRDGSLALSASDDGTARLWQVGDTKHPPRVLQTNNEMTSALFSPDGALVLTLEDKNARLWHTYSPDTNPRRLKGHKDSINLATFSPDGKKLLTGSDDETVLLWNLEKNEAPRPLRGHTGTATSASFSPDGSLILVASNDGVAQLWRTSEPERAPRLFAGYTNVLNSAEFSPAGTSVVIAASEGIASVRPMYGTGPSLDLKGHKSAVASATFTPDGDHVLTVSDDGSARLWPMKSQSLPLVFQHEEKLEFTTALHALITPDGSRVITVCGEGLVRVWYLKPEPLREYFQTATTACLSSLEREQYLLEEPDIARKKYKECEESHGRTL